The following proteins are encoded in a genomic region of Amycolatopsis sulphurea:
- the metX gene encoding homoserine O-acetyltransferase MetX yields the protein MTDPVPATGAWRAGDPPGRRKWFTVPGALALEAGGVLPGYTLAYETWGTLAPDASNAVLIEHALTGDSHVAGPAGPGHPSPGWWDELVGPGKAFDTDEVFVVAANVLGGCQGSTGPASPDPDGRPWGSRFPAVTVRDQVHAEAALADALGIERWAAVAGGSMGGMRALEWAVSLPDRVISALVVASTAQASADQIAWASPQLHAIRTDPGWRGGDYYSAAPGEGPHSGLGIARRIAHTTYRSEAELAVRFGSSPQEAEDPLRGGRFAVESYLDHHADKLARRFDAGSYVRLTESMNTHDVGRGRGGVAAALGRITARVVAAGVHSDRLYPPYQTERIAAGTGTTAAVLDSPHGHDSFLLETAQLAALVKSLLG from the coding sequence GTGACCGATCCCGTGCCCGCCACCGGAGCGTGGCGGGCCGGGGATCCGCCCGGGCGGCGGAAGTGGTTCACCGTCCCCGGCGCGCTCGCGCTGGAGGCCGGCGGTGTGCTGCCCGGCTATACCCTCGCCTACGAGACGTGGGGAACTCTCGCCCCGGACGCGTCCAACGCGGTGCTGATCGAGCACGCGCTCACCGGCGACAGTCACGTCGCCGGTCCGGCCGGGCCGGGACACCCGAGCCCCGGCTGGTGGGACGAGCTGGTCGGGCCGGGTAAGGCGTTCGACACCGACGAAGTGTTCGTGGTCGCCGCGAACGTGCTCGGCGGGTGCCAGGGTTCCACTGGGCCGGCATCCCCCGATCCGGACGGCAGGCCCTGGGGCAGCCGGTTCCCGGCGGTGACCGTGCGGGACCAGGTGCATGCAGAGGCAGCGCTGGCGGATGCGCTCGGCATCGAGCGCTGGGCCGCCGTGGCCGGTGGGTCGATGGGCGGTATGCGGGCCCTCGAATGGGCGGTTTCGCTACCCGATCGGGTCATCTCGGCGCTCGTGGTGGCCTCGACCGCGCAGGCCTCCGCGGACCAGATCGCCTGGGCTTCGCCGCAGCTGCACGCGATCCGCACCGATCCGGGCTGGCGTGGCGGCGACTATTACTCGGCCGCACCGGGTGAAGGCCCGCATTCCGGGCTCGGGATCGCCCGGCGGATCGCGCACACCACTTACCGCAGCGAGGCCGAACTGGCCGTACGGTTCGGCAGTAGTCCGCAGGAGGCGGAGGATCCGTTGCGGGGCGGCCGGTTCGCCGTCGAGTCCTATCTGGACCATCACGCGGACAAGCTGGCCCGCCGGTTCGACGCGGGCTCCTACGTGCGGCTCACCGAATCGATGAACACCCACGACGTGGGCCGCGGCCGGGGCGGGGTGGCCGCCGCACTGGGCCGGATCACCGCCCGGGTCGTGGCCGCCGGCGTGCACAGCGACCGGCTCTACCCGCCGTATCAGACGGAACGGATCGCCGCCGGTACCGGGACCACCGCCGCGGTGCTGGACTCCCCGCACGGCCACGATTCGTTCCTGCTGGAAACCGCCCAGCTCGCTGCCCTCGTCAAGTCTCTCCTCGGCTGA
- a CDS encoding SGNH/GDSL hydrolase family protein has protein sequence MCAALGVALLASLGIAGTANAVQATNYVALGDSYSSGVGAGNYGNSGACKRSANAYGQLWANAHSGTKFTFLACSGAKTGDVLNQIGSMPSNATLVTVTVGGNDAGFTDVITTCTLNNDQTCVNRVNTAKSYVQNTLPGLLNKVYAAVKAKAPNAKLVVLSYPRFYTVPGSCSVGLSDTKRSAINSGADTLASVLSARALAAGAKFVDVRPAFTGHNICSPAGDYLHSLTFPVDESYHPTVAGQRGGYYAPLSSAIG, from the coding sequence ATGTGCGCGGCCCTGGGGGTCGCTCTGCTTGCATCACTCGGCATCGCGGGCACCGCGAACGCCGTCCAGGCCACCAATTACGTCGCGCTCGGCGATTCCTACTCCTCCGGAGTAGGCGCCGGGAACTACGGCAACTCGGGCGCCTGCAAACGCAGTGCGAACGCCTACGGACAGCTGTGGGCCAACGCCCATTCGGGCACCAAGTTCACCTTCCTCGCCTGCTCCGGCGCCAAGACCGGCGACGTGCTGAACCAGATCGGCTCGATGCCGTCGAATGCCACGCTGGTCACGGTCACCGTCGGCGGCAACGACGCGGGCTTCACCGACGTGATCACCACGTGCACCCTCAACAACGACCAGACCTGCGTCAACCGGGTGAACACGGCGAAGTCCTACGTGCAGAACACCCTGCCGGGGCTGCTCAACAAGGTTTACGCGGCGGTCAAGGCCAAGGCGCCGAACGCAAAGCTCGTCGTGCTGTCCTACCCACGCTTCTACACCGTGCCGGGTTCGTGCTCGGTCGGGCTGAGCGACACGAAGCGGTCCGCGATCAACTCCGGCGCCGACACGCTGGCCTCGGTGCTCTCCGCGCGCGCCTTGGCGGCCGGAGCCAAGTTCGTGGATGTCCGCCCGGCCTTCACCGGCCACAACATCTGCTCCCCGGCCGGTGACTACCTGCACAGTCTCACCTTCCCGGTCGATGAGTCCTACCACCCGACCGTGGCAGGCCAGCGGGGCGGTTACTACGCTCCGCTCTCCTCCGCGATCGGCTGA